The Humulus lupulus chromosome 3, drHumLupu1.1, whole genome shotgun sequence genome window below encodes:
- the LOC133822033 gene encoding putative wall-associated receptor kinase-like 16 has translation MEANKLSFRLLVPLFTIIFIIILKSTAADDHDQLALPGCRSRCGDVDIPYPFGLSEDCYLNRKFRIKCENNTTPINGKNAVVTNISVKFNEITINLLAARSCYNESGDQVDYHISGLRAKTLTISGSKNNFIVLGCDSYAFLNGFENGTKYSMGCMSTCNALGDVPDDGGCSGIGCCQIDLPKGRLKRLIIRPKSFFNHTRVMSFNPCTYAFIVQKNGFNFSREFLGNFPAKKLPVVADWTIEKDTSCSTTKARNDSFCACGGNSTVVELSAVNGSETQYKCRCKDGYEGNPYLPTGCRDIDECLSLGPTNCTKTQHCVNKPEGSYTCVERSQFPLIKICIGVAIGFVALFISSSWLYLVLKQRKLMQLKEKFFKQNGGLILKQKLSGQEGNSSSTAKIFTEEELIKATLNYDESTIIDRGGFGTVYKGFLPDERIIAIKKSKLIDQNQTEQFINEVVVLSQINHKNIVKLLGCCLETQVPLLVYEFVPNGTLSEHIHDREKSIKLSWETRLGIAAEAAEALAYLHSAASTPIIHRDVKPSNILLDNFTAKVSDFGASKLVPQDQVELATMVQGTLGYLDPEYLQTNQLTEKSDVYSFGVVLVELLTAKKAISFDRLEEERSLAMHFLCSLKRDRLFEIVEVEGDSANNYKEQVLKVAMIAKGCLSVNGEDRPSMKEVAVELEGLRKVEKHPWASEDDRSIDHLEETVSLLAREDNDNGGSNANSVYDSIRDQVLLDFSGR, from the exons ATGGAGGCTAATAAGCTCTCCTTCCGATTACTGGTACCTTTattcacaatcatcttcatcatcattcTGAAATCAACGGCGGCAGATGATCATGATCAGCTCGCTTTACCCGGCTGCCGGAGTAGATGCGGAGACGTGGACATCCCATACCCGTTTGGTCTCTCTGAAGATTGTTACCTCAACAGAAAGTTCAGAATCAAATGCGAAAATAACACTACTCCGATCAACGGCAAAAACGCCGTGGTCACCAACATTTCCGTCAAATTCAACGAGATAACCATCAACTTGCTCGCCGCCCGAAGCTGCTACAATGAGTCGGGCGACCAAGTGGACTATCACATATCCGGACTCAGAGCCAAGACCCTAACCATCTCCGGCTCCAAGAACAACTTCATCGTCCTGGGCTGCGACTCCTACGCCTTTCTCAACGGTTTCGAGAACGGAACCAAATACTCTATGGGCTGCATGTCCACATGCAACGCCCTCGGTGACGTGCCGGACGACGGTGGTTGCTCGGGAATCGGGTGCTGTCAGATAGATTTGCCTAAGGGACGACTCAAAAGGCTGATTATAAGACCTAAAAGCTTCTTCAATCATACGCGCGTGATGAGCTTTAACCCTTGTACGTATGCTTTTATCGTCCAAAAAAATGGTTTCAACTTTTCTCGGGAGTTTCTGGGCAATTTCCCGGCGAAAAAGCTACCTGTGGTGGCTGATTGGACGATCGAGAAGGACACGTCCTGTTCGACCACCAAAGCTAGAAACGATTCGTTTTGTGCTTGTGGCGGAAACAGCACTGTGGTTGAGCTCTCCGCCGTAAATGGGAGTGAGACTCAGTACAAATGTAGGTGTAAGGATGGTTACGAGGGCAACCCGTACCTCCCTACCGGTTGCAGAG ATATTGATGAATGCCTGAGCCTAGGACCAACTAATTGCACCAAAACTCAGCATTGCGTTAATAAACCAGAAGGAAGTTATACTTGCGTGGAACGAAGTCAATTCCCACTCATTAAAATTTGCATTG GTGTAGCAATCGGCTTTGTTGCCTTGTTCATCAGCAGCTCTTGGCTCTACTTAGTTCTAAAGCAAAGAAAGCTAATGCAACTCAAAGAAAAGTTTTTCAAACAAAATGGTGGTTTGATTTTAAAGCAAAAGCTCTCTGGACAAGAAGGTAACTCATCATCAACGGCTAAAATCTTCACAGAAGAAGAGCTCATCAAAGCAACGCTTAACTATGACGAGAGCACGATCATTGACCGAGGTGGTTTCGGTACGGTCTACAAGGGTTTTTTACCGGACGAAAGAATAATAGCCATAAAAAAGTCAAAGCTCATTGACCAAAACCAAACCGAACAATTCATCAACGAGGTAGTTGTTCTCTCTCAAATCAACCACAAAAATATTGTCAAACTCTTGGGATGTTGTTTGGAGACCCAAGTTCCTTTACTTGTGTATGAATTTGTCCCAAATGGGACTCTCTCCGAACACATACATGATAGAGAAAAATCCATCAAGTTGAGTTGGGAAACTCGTTTGGGAATAGCAGCCGAAGCAGCTGAAGCTTTGGCTTATCTTCACTCGGCAGCCTCAACACCGATCATTCATAGAGATGTGAAGCCTTCGAACATACTTCTAGACAATTTCACTGCAAAAGTGTCTGATTTCGGAGCGTCGAAGTTGGTTCCCCAAGATCAAGTGGAGTTGGCCACCATGGTGCAAGGCACTCTCGGATACTTGGATCCCGAATACTTGCAGACAAACCAGCTGACTGAAAAGAGTGATGTTTATAGCTTTGGAGTTGTTCTTGTCGAGTTGTTAACGGCAAAGAAAGCAATCTCTTTCGATAGATTGGAAGAGGAGAGGAGTTTGGCTATGCATTTCTTGTGTTCATTGAAAAGGGATAGATTGTTTGAAATAGTTGAGGTTGAGGGTGATAGTGCAAATAATTATAAAGAGCAAGTTTTGAAAGTGGCTATGATTGCTAAGGGGTGCTTGAGTGTTAATGGTGAAGATAGGCCTTCGATGAAAGAAGTGGCAGTTGAATTGGAAGGGTTAAGAAAAGTGGAAAAGCATCCTTGGGCTAGTGAGGATGATCGATCGATTGATCATTTGGAAGAGACTGTATCTTTGCTTGCTCGTGAAGACAATGACAATGGAGGTAGCAATGCCAATTCTGTTTATGATAGTATAAGAGATCAAGTGTTACTAGATTTCAGTGGAAGGTGA